One Salvia splendens isolate huo1 chromosome 1, SspV2, whole genome shotgun sequence genomic window, TGTCTGATATTATGTACACTTCCTGGTCATGCTTTATAATATGCACTCTCACAAGATTCAAAAACCAACTCCAACTCTCGTttgtttcttcatcaacaatagCAAAAGCAACAGGCAAACAGTTCTTATTTGCATCGTAACCTACTGCAGCAAGTAATTTACCTTTCAATCTTCCACGCAGGTGAGTCCCATCAACTGATAAGACCGGCTTTGCTAGTtggaacgcctctattgctggCCCAAATGCCCAAAATACGTAGCGGAACACCTTTGTATTACCTTGACTCAATACAGGGTCATGCAACCACTCAACGATTGTCCCCGGATTTTGACTTTGCAACTCAGTCAGGTAGCTGGGGAGTTGTCTAAATGATCCCTCCCACCCaccatatacaagctcaatagctTTTCTAcgtgcataccatgctttcttgtagctGATTTTCACGTGAAATTTATCTTTGATATATGTACGTACTGCAGAAGGCTTGAATTCATCATCGTTTTCAATTTGACTTTGAATACAGGGAGCAATCGTGGATGATGTAAGATTAACATGTTCACTTAGATCGTGATCTCCCATGCAACAATGACGATCAACACATGAGTTGATAGACCAGCTACCATCACGTTTCTTAAACGTTGCTTTAACCTCCCAATTACATGGGTAGCTTTGCCCAAGGTCCCTGCCTTTTCTTTTCGGACCAAATGGGTCcctacaaactgcatgccatcttctTGATTTACTATCCATAACCTCATACATCCGACCTGTTCCCACATGCCATAATGTGACAGCAGTTTTCAACTGcaatttgctatcaaattttgttcccacaTCTATATGTCTCGGATTATCCTCATCCCAATACCACATATCTTCTTCACCCAATCCATGGTCATGTGAAAAGTAACCTCGGCTGCCTTCACATGGTAATGATCGAAAAAAATGGTAACCCTTCAGGCACATAGTTGGAAACAGATTGCTCACCACGAACAGATGGTTGTACATAATTCTCAACGATCATATCAAATGTCTCGTCGTCTGTAGAATCTTCACATGATTCTGCACTATAATCAAGATCACTTGGTTGAGAACCATCGGAACCATCACAATCAGAACCATCTGCACCATCACAATTATCTGcaccatcacaattatcagaaccatctgaaccatcacaattatcagaactatctgaaccatcacaattatctgaaccatcataacCATCACATGTCACATTTGGTACATCTAGTGGTTCATCAACCTCCCTCCCAGATGTGTTGAATTCAAAGCTATGATATTCATCATCCCTCCTAGATGTCCCGACATCAAAACTAGGATAAGCATCTCTCCTAGACGTTCCAACATCATGATGAGTGATAGGTGGTTCAAATTGCAACGCAGTGGTAACAggagtatattcaataaaaagttcaatttgacgtggattttcagcaaacatatactccaacaaattatCATCCACTGGTGTAGCTATATAATTCACCACTCCACTAAAAACCACAGGATGCCTCCATGTTAAATCAATCGTATGTGCATCCAActcaattccaattttttcacatatcattgaaacaagctgataataagatatcttttcattcaatataacaaatgattttgcacgaggggatcataagcaacacccaaacctgggagctgaataattttctcatcccaatataaactcacaaacaccattagacctgcaaaataagtacgacataacatcatatactataaattcaacatacttaaataaataatgaacaaaattaaaaccgaaaattcaataccaagttcAATGCTTcgattatatatttagtttacaATGCATACATATAACTACATATTCAATGTTTTTCTTGTCACACAATGTCAAACCATAAACCCTAAATCTATACCTAACTAACATATAGCaatgataattgaaattaatagtCAAAAATTACCTAACACCACTTAAAATAGGAATTAGAGCATCAGAATATCAGATTCACTTCGATTTTCGCAGGCTAGAGACGTTGGCCGTCGCTGAGAGTGAGAGAATGAGCGAGGTGGAAGTGAAGTCGCGAGGGGGAAGTGAGGTCTCTGTCGTTTGGACTGGAATATGTGTCCAAGGCAAACACGCGATAGCCTGATGCGTGTTACATATACACGTGAGAGCGTCATGCGTGTTTaattaaacacgcgagagcgtcATGCGTGTTTAGTTAAAACACGCGAGAACGTCTTGCGTCTTTCCCCTCTATGAAAACTTGTTTTTTCCgagtacaaatggcggatataATTCCACATGACGTAGTTTCTTGGAATTTCGCCAAATTGGCCTACCTTACCTGTCGGAGAATGGCGAGTCGCGGAGGAAAGGCAGCGAAGCCGCTTCCTGTGCATGCACAGCAGCGACAGTCAGCCGCCGCGCACGCACAGCAGCGGTGGTGACGCGCCTCGAATCACGCCCGGACAGCAACATCGACAAGGACGACCGGAGCAAGGATGGCTCCCCGCTGGACTTCGACGATGGCTACTCGTCGAGCGTCTGGAAACGGAGGACCAACGACAACGGTGAGGTGCGACGGTCTCGccggagaagaagagaaaaactGGCGCTAGTGACGGCGGTTCCACCGTAAGGGCGACGCCCCCTTCTCTGCTTCGATGGCGCCGAGACAGCAAGGGAGGCCGAAGACGGAGGCGTCGGCGGGGTTTGGCCAACTCCGAGTCTAGCTCGACGGAGGGAGACCCGACGGAGGCGGCTACACAGCCGCGGCGTCGGTTGGAGACGGAGGCAGCACCGGCTTCGCATTGGCAGGCCGCACCCAACGCGAGACGCCGAGGGGGGGAATCAGAGAAAGGTAGGGAGAGAGATGGCGTCAGAGACGGCGGTGCATGGTGAATTCTCAATTTGGGGATTTGTTTGGTGAAGAAGAGTGAGAGAGAGGGGCCGACGATTTGGTGGGAGGGggatttctttctttttgttttgtttttctttaattgGGCCTAGttcattatttttcatttgggCCTTGTTCTTTCCTTCCTTTTTGCTTGGGCCTGGAGGAGTTTTGGGGAAGAAAAGAATAATAAATCATTTGGGCCGGCTGGTTGAAGACATTTTGGGCTAGGAATTAGTTGGAGAAATGGACTGCCTTATAGAGAATTAATCATGGAGTCGGCTGCCAATTAAAATACTAGTATGGCAAACAAAAAATTCTAATTTAGTTTATAGGCGCTCCTAATATTTTACCGATTAAATAGTGGATAGCCGCTATTAATCTCGGgacattaaatttaaatttccaGAATTTAACTAATGCTCGAATAATTTTGCAAAttcccaaataaattaaatcgtttGATTTAATAAATACTTAAGGGCTTTCTATGGATAAAGAAACGGACAATAAAAAGAAATGATCACACGCTTAGAAATGCATACACGTTAAGTATTTAGCTTCTTAAGCCTAACCTAAGtgtactttattttttaaaggGACGCCGTCG contains:
- the LOC121767103 gene encoding uncharacterized protein LOC121767103; this translates as MWYWDEDNPRHIDVGTKFDSKLQLKTAVTLWHVGTGRMYEVMDSKSRRWHAVCRDPFGPKRKGRDLGQSYPCNWEVKATFKKRDGSWSINSCVDRHCCMGDHDLSEHVNLTSSTIAPCIQSQIENDDEFKPSAVRTYIKDKFHVKISYKKAWYARRKAIELVYGGWEGSFRQLPSYLTELQSQNPGTIVEWLHDPVLSQGNTKVFRYVFWAFGPAIEAFQLAKPVLSVDGTHLRGRLKGKLLAAVGYDANKNCLPVAFAIVDEETNESWSWFLNLVRVHIIKHDQEVYIISDKHQGIINAMKSDVWKKVPVGYHRYCLIHVRLNVLQRHKGPGVKKWVWIMGEVIEERRYWTARRELEKVSPEALRYLETTIDRSQWTMAHDEFRRWGQTSTNMAECYNNVLSSARELPIRAIIDITFWRTIN